In Aedes albopictus strain Foshan chromosome 3, AalbF5, whole genome shotgun sequence, the following are encoded in one genomic region:
- the LOC109406567 gene encoding importin-11: protein MSAESAVYEALMYACSQDAQMLKPAEQKLAEWEVQPGFHLTLVKLFSDQSLDANVRWMASLYFKNGVLKYWRKNAPNAIPVEEKTEIKKLLLLRFNEPVQQIAVQIAVLIGNIARYDCPQDWIELVPTLVEVVQSNDLLVQHRGLLILLHVVKVLASKRFQRDRIHFEELTTKLYDFILNLWDAFTQLFYTNIQEQATLDLCTTNLEKAIISLRILKKLTIFGVSAPHLNPKCMMFIRVVFHRLKELLDCRRQVKLIEKRQQLPNKLSEQVEKFIIKHMKFLNLFFDTHPASFVEFIPAAFEFSFNYVFHEGTNLIFEDNVITFPNFAIQCLNLIKGILSHNLIHVDREKEQIINAAKNEFFTPERLSYIFEKIIMHYFLLTSEEFELWDSDPESYVSDEGGDSWKYNLRSCTEAFYMILFQKYSPMLIVELQKFISKSQSITLTEASDMSDLLIKDSIYNATGLAVFNLFDEINFDQWFTQQLLEELKFKSHNFRIIRRRIIWLIGRWTGVSFSKSLRPDVYRACVELLHPSEDLAVRLTTSKTLKNIMDDFEFEAEQFLEFLEPVIALLFALLKEAHECDTKMTVLYVMSFIIEKMSMCIKLEVDNLIQYLPLLWEESREHDMLRCAIISTLLQIIKGLYEIPSPDPIVAFIYQIIEMSTNINEPSHVYLLDEGLELWLIVVQYSRTMNHDLLKLCDNLLPLIEQSSSNLRTCLAITQTYIFLCPDEFLPRYGKDIIKTCHYLLTDLRTEGVIVIYRLFLTVLRIAPKYSIELLRPYLVEVFKKYYEHEGFIQINQIYLQMIARVLILDQVTFSMILNELGISDAMEKIVTSWLVDMPAVARNNEKKLLALALTSLMTVSSDIIFENFSAIMANISATLNDITNEDEQTGTKVDSLILTDDNEGEIGMMMFGYGFIDTENMQNETPHYDRCRVVCLQDPTHVIVLKDYLQNQLITLKGTIGDERYQTLLSRIDIQTLKELSDFVSLGVQLPLEQDLQ, encoded by the exons TGCAATACCGGTGGAGGAAAAAACTGAAATTAAAAAATTGCTGCTATTGAGGTTCAACGAACCGGTTCAGCAAATTGCCGTTCAAATCGCCGTGCTGATAGGAAACATTGCTCGCTATGATTGCCCTCAAGATTGGATAGAACTGGTGCCGACACTAGTAGAAGTAGTGCAAAGCAATGATTTGTTGGTGCAACATCGGGGGCTATTGATTCTTTTGCATGTAGTGAAAGTACTAGCGTCAAAGCGATTTCAGCGCGACAGGATCCACTTTGAG GAACTCACAACAAAGTTGTACGACTTCATTCTAAACCTGTGGGATGCGTTCACGCAGCTCTTCTACACCAACATCCAAGAGCAAGCTACACTTGATTTGTGTACTACGAATTTAGAGAAAGCAATTATTTCCCTGCGAATTTTAAAGAAACTGACTATTTTTGGAGTGTCTGCGCCTCATCTCAACCCCAAATGTATGATGTTCATTCGGGTTGTTTTTCATagactaaaggaattgctggactgTCGGCGGCAAGTCAAGCTCATAGAAAAGCGGCAACAACTTCCAAATAAGTTATCGGAACAGGTGGAGAAATTTATCATCAAACACATGAAGTTCCTGAACTTGTTCTTCGATACACATCCTGCATCGTTCGTCGAGTTCATTCCAGCGGCCTTTGAATTTTCATTCAACTACGTCTTCCACGAAGGGACGAATCTCATCTTCGAGGATAATGTCATCACATTCCCAAACTTTGCCATACAGTGCTTGAATCTAATTAAGGGAATATTGTCTCACAACTTGATCCACGTGGATCGTGAGAAAG AACAAATAATCAATGCAGCAAAGAACGAATTCTTTACACCCGAACGACTGAGctatatttttgagaaaatcattATGCATTACTTCCTCCTTACTTCTGAAGAATTCGAACTATGGGACAGCGATCCGGAAAGTTATGTTTCGGACGAAGGTGGCGATTCGTGGAAATACAATCTAAGG TCATGCACGGAAGCATTTTATATGATTCTGTTCCAGAAGTACAGTCCCATGTTGATAGTGGAGCTCCAGAAGTTTATATCGAAGTCTCAATCGATAACGTTGACGGAAGCATCGGATATGAGTGATCTGTTGATCAAAGATTCTATCTACAACGCTACTGGGCTGGCTGTTTTCAACCTATTCGACGAG ATCAACTTTGACCAATGGTTCACTCAACAGCTGCTTGAGGAACTAAAGTTCAAATCACACAATTTCCGCATAATACGCCGACGTATCATCTGGCTAATCGGGCGATGGACAGGAGTTAGCTTTTCAAAATCACTGCGACCCGACGTGTATCGTGCTTGTGTCGAGCTGTTGCATCCTTCGGAAGATTTGGCAGTTCGTCTTACGACGTCCAA AACACTCAAAAACATCATGGATGACTTCGAGTTCGAggcggagcagttcctggagtttCTGGAACCGGTTATTGCACTGCTGTTCGCCCTTCTGAAGGAAGCGCACGAGTGTGATACCAAGATGACTGTCCTGTACGTGATGTCGTTCATCATCGAAAAGATGTCGATGTGCATCAAACTGGAGGTCGATAATCTGATCCAATATCTTCCGCTGCTGTGGGAGGAAAGCCGGGAACACGATATGCTGCGCTGTGCCATAATctctactttg CTGCAAATCATAAAAGGACTGTATGAAATTCCTTCGCCGGATCCGATAGTTGCATTTATTTATCAGATCATTGAGATGAGTACAAACATCAATGAACCGTCGCATGTGTATTTATTGGACGAAGGCTTAGAGTTGTGGTTAATCGTCGTGCAATACAGCAGAACGATGAACCATGACCTGCTGAAACTCTGTGATAATTTGCTACCCTTGATTG AgcaatcctccagtaatttgcgAACGTGTCTCGCCATCACCCAGACATACATCTTTTTGTGCCCCGATGAATTCCTGCCGCGGTATGGAAAGGACATCATCAAAACCTGCCACTATCTTCTGACTGATCTGCGTACTGAAGGCGTTATCGTTATTTATCGACTGTTCCTTACAGTACTGCGAATTGCACCAAAGTATTCTATCGAGCTGCTCAGGCCCTACCTGGTTGAAGTGTTTAA GAAATACTACGAGCATGAAGGATTCATCCAGATCAACCAAATCTACCTGCAAATGATTGCGAGGGTTTTAATACTCGACCAGGTAACATTCAGTATGATTCTCAACGAACTGGGCATTTCTGATGCAATGGAGAAAATTGTTACATCATGGTTGGTTGACATGCCTGCGGTGGCCCGGAACAACGAGAAAAAACTGCTGGCATTGGCTTTGACCAGCCTAATGACGGTGTCCAGTGATATTATTTTCGAGAACTTCAGTGCCATCATGGCGAACATTAGCGCGACGCTCAACGACATCACCAACGAAGATGAGCAAACGGGCACTAAAGTGGA CTCTCTCATACTCACTGACGATAACGAAGGAGAAATCGGAATGATGATGTTTGGCTACGGGTTCATTGATACCGAAAATATGCAGAATGAAACTCCTCATTACGATAGGTGCCGGGTAGTTTGTTTGCAAGATCCAACGCATGTTATTGTGTTGAAGGATTATCTACAAAATCAG TTAATCACGCTGAAAGGAACGATTGGAGATGAACGATACCAAACATTGCTCTCACGCATCGATATACAAACACTGAAAGAGCTCAGCGATTTCGTTTCGCTCGGAGTGCAGCTTCCCCTGGAACAAGACTTACAGTAG